Proteins encoded in a region of the Homo sapiens chromosome 9, GRCh38.p14 Primary Assembly genome:
- the OR13C9 gene encoding olfactory receptor 13C9 encodes MEWENQTILVEFFLKGHSVHPRLELLFFVLIFIMYVVILLGNGTLILISILDPHLHTPMYFFLGNLSFLDICYTTTSIPSTLVSFLSERKTISFSGCAVQMFLGLAMGTTECVLLGMMAFDRYVAICNPLRYPIIMSKNAYVPMAVGSWFAGIVNSAVQTTFVVQLPFCRKNVINHFSCEILAVMKLACADISGNEFLMLVATILFTLMPLLLIVISYSLIISSILKIHSSEGRSKAFSTCSAHLTVVIIFYGTILFMYMKPKSKETLNSDDLDATDKIISMFYGVMTPMMNPLIYSLRNKDVKEAVKHLPNRRFFSK; translated from the coding sequence ATGGAATGGGAAAACCAAACCATTCTGGTGGAATTTTTTCTGAAGGGACATTCTGTTCACCCAAGGCTTGAGTTACTCTTTTTTGTGCTAATCTTCATAATGTATGTGGTCATCCTTCTGGGGAATGGTACTCTCATTTTAATCAGCATCTTGGACCCTCACCTTCACACCCCTATGTACTTCTTTCTGGGGAACCTCTCCTTCTTGGACATCTGCTACACCACCACCTCTATTCCCTCCACACTAGTGAGCTTCCTTTCAGAAAGAAAGACCATTTCCTTTTCTGGCTGTGCAGTGCAGATGTTCCTTGGCTTGGCCATGGGGACAACAGAGTGTGTGCTTCTGGGCATGATGGCCTTTGACCGCTATGTGGCTATCTGCAACCCTCTGAGATATCCCATCATCATGAGCAAGAATGCCTATGTACCCATGGCTGTTGGGTCCTGGTTTGCAGGGATTGTCAACTCTGCAGTACAAACTACATTTGTAGTACAATTGCCTTTCTGCAGGAAGAATGTCATCAATCATTTCTCATGTGAAATTCTAGCTGTCATGAAGTTGGCCTGTGCTGACATCTCAGGCAATGAGTTCCTCATGCTTGTGGCCACAATATTGTTCACATTGATGCCACTGCTCTTGATAGTTATCTCTTACTCATTAATCATTTCCAGCATCCTCAAGATTCACTCCTCTGAGGGGAGAAGCAAAGCTTTCTCTACCTGCTCAGCCCATCTGACTGTGGTCATAATATTCTATGGGACCATCCTCTTCATGTATATGAAGCCCAAGTCTAAAGAGACACTTAATTCAGATGACTTGGATGCTACCGACAAAATTATATCCATGTTCTATGGGGTGATGACTCCCATGATGAATCCTTTAATCTACAGTCTTAGAAACAAGGATGTGAAAGAGGCAGTAAAACACCTACCGAACAGAAGGTTCTTTAGCAAGTGA
- the OR13C2 gene encoding olfactory receptor 13C2, with translation MEWENHTILVEFFLKGLSGHPRLELLFFVLIFIMYVVILLGNGTLILISILDPHLHTPMYFFLGNLSFLDICYTTTSIPSTLVSFLSERKTISLSGCAVQMFLGLAMGTTECVLLGMMAFDRYVAICNPLRYPIIMSKDAYVPMAAGSWIIGAVNSAVQSVFVVQLPFCRNNIINHFTCEILAVMKLACADISDNEFIMLVATTLFILTPLLLIIVSYTLIIVSIFKISSSEGRSKASSTCSAHLTVVIIFYGTILFMYMKPKSKETLNSDDLDATDKIISMFYGVMTPMMNPLIYSLRNKDVKEAVKHLLNRRFFSK, from the coding sequence ATGGAATGGGAAAACCACACCATTCTGGTGGAATTTTTTCTGAAGGGACTTTCTGGTCACCCAAGACTTGAGTTACTCTTTTTTGTGCTCATCTTCATAATGTATGTGGTCATCCTTCTGGGGAATGGTACTCTCATTTTAATCAGCATCTTGGACCCTCACCTTCACACCCCTATGTACTTCTTTCTGGGGAACCTCTCCTTCTTGGACATCTGCTACACCACCACCTCTATTCCCTCCACGCTAGTGAGCTTCCTTTCAGAAAGAAAGACCATTTCCCTTTCTGGCTGTGCAGTGCAGATGTTCCTCGGCTTGGCCATGGGGACAACAGAGTGTGTGCTTCTGGGCATGATGGCCTTTGACCGCTATGTGGCTATCTGCAACCCTCTGAGATATCCCATCATCATGAGTAAGGATGCCTATGTACCCATGGCAGCTGGGTCCTGGATCATAGGAGCTGTCAATTCTGCAGTACAATCAGTGTTTGTGGTACAATTGCCTTTCTGCAGGAATAACATCATCAATCATTTCACCTGTGAAATTCTGGCTGTCATGAAACTGGCCTGTGCTGACATCTCAGACAATGAGTTCATCATGCTTGTGGCCACAACATTGTTCATATTGACACCTTTGTTATTAATCATTGTCTCTTACACGTTAATCATTGTGAGCATCTTCAAAATTAGCTCTTCCGAGGGGAGAAGCAAAGCTTCCTCTACCTGTTCAGCCCATCTGACTGTGGTCATAATATTCTATGGGACCATCCTCTTCATGTACATGAAGCCCAAGTCTAAAGAGACACTTAATTCGGATGACTTGGATGCTACCGACAAAATTATATCCATGTTCTATGGGGTGATGACTCCCATGATGAATCCTTTAATCTACAGTCTTAGAAACAAGGATGTGAAAGAGGCAGTAAAACACCTACTGAACAGAAGGTTCTTTAGCAAGTGA
- the OR13C5 gene encoding olfactory receptor 13C5, with protein MEWENHTILVEFFLKGLSGHPRLELLFFVLIFIMYVVILLGNGTLILISILDPHLHTPMYFFLGNLSFLDICYTTTSIPSTLVSFLSERKTISLSGCAVQMFLSLAMGTTECVLLGVMAFDRYVAICNPLRYPIIMSKDAYVPMAAGSWIIGAVNSAVQTVFVVQLPFCRNNIINHFTCEILAVMKLACADISGNEFILLVTTTLFLLTPLLLIIVSYTLIILSIFKISSSEGRSKPSSTCSARLTVVITFCGTIFLMYMKPKSQETLNSDDLDATDKLIFIFYRVMTPMMNPLIYSLRNKDVKEAVKHLLRRKNFNK; from the coding sequence ATGGAATGGGAAAACCACACCATTCTGGTGGAATTTTTTCTGAAGGGACTTTCTGGTCACCCAAGACTTGAGTTACTCTTTTTTGTGCTCATCTTCATAATGTATGTGGTCATCCTTCTGGGGAATGGTACTCTCATTTTAATCAGCATCTTGGACCCTCACCTTCACACCCCTATGTACTTCTTTCTGGGGAACCTCTCCTTCTTGGACATCTGCTACACCACCACCTCTATTCCCTCCACGCTAGTGAGCTTCCTTTCAGAAAGAAAGACCATTTCCCTTTCTGGCTGTGCAGTGCAGATGTTCCTCAGCTTGGCCATGGGGACAACAGAGTGTGTGCTTCTGGGCGTGATGGCCTTTGACCGCTATGTGGCTATCTGCAACCCTCTGAGATATCCCATCATCATGAGTAAGGATGCCTATGTACCCATGGCAGCTGGGTCCTGGATCATAGGAGCTGTCAATTCTGCAGTACAAACAGTGTTTGTGGTACAATTGCCTTTCTGCAGGAATAACATCATCAATCATTTCACCTGTGAAATTCTAGCTGTCATGAAACTGGCCTGTGCTGACATCTCAGGCAATGAGTTCATCCTGCTTGTGACCACAACATTGTTCCTATTGACACCTTTGTTATTAATTATTGTCTCTTACACGTTAATCATTTTGAGCATCTTCAAAATTAGCTCTTCGGAGGGGAGAAGCAAACCTTCCTCTACCTGCTCAGCTCGTCTGACTGTGGTGATAACATTCTGTGGGACCATCTTCCTCATGTACATGAAGCCCAAGTCTCAAGAGACACTTAATTCAGATGACTTGGATGCCACTGACAAACTTATATTCATATTCTACAGGGTGATGACTCCCATGATGAATCCTTTAATCTACAGTCTTAGAAacaaggatgtgaaggaggcaGTAAAACACCtactgagaagaaaaaattttaacaagTAA